In the genome of Notamacropus eugenii isolate mMacEug1 chromosome 5, mMacEug1.pri_v2, whole genome shotgun sequence, one region contains:
- the LOC140508487 gene encoding olfactory receptor 2G6-like — protein MQTNNSFPGGFILLGFSDKPQLEIILFVAILIFYILNLVGNITIILVSSIDTRLHTPMYFFLTNLSFVDLCLTTTVAPQLLFTMRSKNKTMSYVGCVAQLYVALGLGSTECILLVVMAYDRYAAVCRPLHYAVIMHPRLCLSLAATAWLSGLATSLIQCSLTIQLPLCGHNKLDHIFCEVPVLIKLACVDTTFNEDELFVASVVFLVVPVSLILISYGYITQAILRIKSATGRRKAFGTCSSHLVVVIIFYGTITFMYLQPVKSKSKDQGKFVSLFYTVVTPLLNPLIYTLRNKDVKGALRKLVPGKGY, from the coding sequence ATGCAGACAAACAACAGCTTTCCAGGGGGCTTCATTCTCTTGGGCTTCTCTGATAAGCCCCAGTTAGAGATAATTCTGTTTGTGGCCATCTTGATCTTCTACATCTTGAACCTGGTGGGAAATATAACCATAATTTTGGTTTCTAGCATAGACACCAGATTGCACACCCCAATGTACTTCTTCCTCACTAATTTGTCCTTTGTGGACCTCTGTTTAACTACCACTGTGGCCCCACAGTTATTGTTCACAATGAGAAGCAAGAACAAAACTATGAGCTATGTTGGCTGTGTAGCACAACTCTATGTGGCCTTAGGACTGGGATCCACTGAGTGCATTCTCTTAGTTGTCATGGCCTATGATCGCTATGCAGCAGTCTGCCGCCCTCTTCACTATGCAGTCATCATGCATCCTCGGCTCTGCCTGTCACTGGCTGCCACAGCCTGGCTCAGTGGCCTTGCTACCTCTTTGATCCAGTGCTCTCTCACTATACAGCTCCCGCTATGTGGTCATAACAAGCTTGACCACATCTTCTGTGAGGTGCCAGTCTTGATCAAGCTGGCATGTGTAGACACTACTTTTAATGAAGATGAGCTTTTTGTGGCCTCTGTAGTCTTTCTCGTGGTAcctgtctctctcattctgaTCTCCTATGGCTACATCACTCAGGCCATACTGAGGATCAAATCCGCAACAGGACGTCGTAAAGCATTTGGGACTTGTTCATCTCACCTGGTGGTTGTAATCATTTTCTATGGGACCATCACTTTCATGTATCTCCAGCCAGTTAAAAGTAAGTCCAAAGACCAGGGGaagtttgtttcccttttttacaCTGTGGTCACACCCCTGCTAAATCCCCTCATCTATACCCTGAGGAACAAGGATGTAAAGGGGGCATTGAGAAAGCTAGTACCTGGAAAAGGATATTAG